One Roseburia rectibacter DNA window includes the following coding sequences:
- the trkA gene encoding Trk system potassium transporter TrkA — MKIIIVGCGKVGYTLVEQLGSEDHDIVVIDEKPEKVSAITNNLDAMGIVGNGINHQTLIDAGITTADLLIAVTGDDEKNLLCCVIARKTGHCQTIARVRNPIYNKEIEFLKKEFGLAMIINPELAAANEIARIFQFPSAIRVDTFAKGHVELLHFKVTKGSPLIALKLFNLHQTLHSNVLVCTVIRGDQVIIPNGDFEFQENDVVAIASERRNAIDFFRKIGIVKNRVGNAILAGGGKVSFYLAKSLLASGIRVTIIEIDRERCDVLSELLPHATVICGDATDQNLLLQEGLEHAQGFAALTGLDEENILLSLYANDVSNAKTVTKINRINFHSVINELNLGSIIYPRIITSDYILKYVRSTYNSKDSNVETLYKLANGKAEALEFIIKADSAVAGIPLADLHFRKNTLICCIYRNGKVIIPSGQDIMMAGDSVLVVLSGYRISDIKEILEE, encoded by the coding sequence ATGAAGATCATTATCGTAGGCTGTGGCAAGGTGGGCTACACGCTCGTAGAACAGCTTGGCAGCGAAGACCACGATATCGTAGTCATTGACGAGAAACCGGAAAAGGTTTCCGCCATCACAAATAATCTCGATGCGATGGGCATCGTAGGAAACGGAATCAATCACCAGACACTGATCGATGCCGGCATCACGACCGCCGATCTTCTGATTGCTGTAACCGGTGACGATGAGAAGAATCTTCTCTGCTGTGTGATCGCAAGAAAGACTGGCCACTGTCAGACGATTGCACGTGTGCGCAATCCTATATATAATAAGGAAATAGAATTTTTAAAAAAAGAATTCGGGCTTGCAATGATCATAAATCCAGAGCTTGCCGCTGCAAATGAAATCGCACGTATTTTCCAGTTTCCATCTGCGATCCGCGTGGATACATTTGCCAAAGGTCACGTGGAACTGCTGCATTTTAAAGTTACCAAAGGTTCCCCGCTTATCGCCTTAAAGTTGTTTAACCTGCATCAGACACTGCACAGTAATGTCTTAGTCTGCACGGTTATCCGTGGCGATCAGGTGATCATTCCAAATGGTGATTTTGAATTTCAGGAAAACGATGTGGTTGCGATAGCATCAGAACGCCGCAATGCGATCGACTTTTTCCGCAAGATCGGTATTGTAAAAAACCGTGTTGGAAATGCCATTCTTGCCGGTGGCGGTAAAGTATCCTTTTATCTGGCAAAAAGTCTGCTTGCTTCGGGTATCCGCGTGACGATCATTGAGATAGACCGTGAACGCTGCGATGTATTAAGTGAACTGCTGCCGCATGCCACTGTAATCTGCGGCGACGCAACCGATCAGAATCTCCTTTTGCAGGAAGGTCTTGAACATGCACAGGGTTTTGCAGCCTTAACGGGCTTAGACGAAGAGAACATCCTTCTCTCCCTCTATGCAAATGATGTCTCCAATGCCAAGACTGTAACAAAGATCAACCGGATCAATTTTCATTCCGTCATTAATGAGCTGAATCTTGGAAGCATTATTTATCCGCGTATTATTACCTCTGACTATATTTTAAAATATGTACGCTCAACTTATAATTCCAAGGACAGCAATGTGGAAACACTTTATAAATTAGCAAACGGTAAAGCAGAAGCATTAGAATTTATCATCAAGGCAGATTCCGCCGTTGCCGGCATCCCGCTTGCCGATCTGCATTTCCGCAAAAACACTCTGATCTGCTGTATTTACCGTAACGGCAAAGTCATCATCCCAAGTGGTCAGGATATCATGATGGCTGGTGACTCCGTTTTAGTCGTTCTTTCCGGTTATCGTATTTCCGATATCAAAGAGATTCTGGAGGAGTAG
- a CDS encoding class I SAM-dependent methyltransferase, protein MWIANNWKDYEVIDCSCGEKLERWGNYTLVRPDPQVIWDTPKKEKGWKHMNAHYHRSKKGGGEWEFFDLPEQWSIRYGSLTFQLKPFSFKHTGLFPEQAVNWDWFSDKIRSAKRPVKVLNLFAYTGGATLAAAAAGASVTHVDASKGMVTWAKENAASSGLSDAPIRWIVDDCVKFVEREIRRGNHYDAIIMDPPSYGRGPKGEIWKIEESVYPLIKLCAQLLTDTPLFFLVNSYTTGLQPAVLRYMIATALEKYDGTVTADEIGLPVSSNGLVLPCGASGRFEGN, encoded by the coding sequence ATGTGGATTGCAAATAACTGGAAAGATTATGAAGTAATAGACTGCTCCTGTGGTGAAAAATTAGAACGATGGGGCAATTATACACTTGTGCGTCCTGACCCACAGGTCATCTGGGACACACCAAAAAAAGAAAAAGGCTGGAAACATATGAATGCCCACTACCACCGCAGTAAAAAAGGCGGTGGCGAATGGGAGTTTTTTGATCTGCCGGAACAGTGGAGTATTCGTTATGGATCTTTAACATTCCAACTGAAACCATTCAGCTTTAAGCACACCGGACTTTTTCCGGAACAGGCAGTAAACTGGGACTGGTTTTCAGATAAGATCCGCTCTGCAAAACGTCCGGTCAAGGTCTTAAACCTTTTTGCCTACACCGGCGGTGCAACACTTGCAGCTGCCGCAGCCGGAGCTTCTGTCACACATGTGGATGCCTCAAAAGGTATGGTTACCTGGGCAAAAGAAAATGCTGCATCCTCCGGTCTTTCGGACGCACCGATCCGCTGGATCGTAGATGACTGTGTGAAATTCGTAGAACGTGAGATCCGCCGTGGCAATCACTATGATGCGATCATTATGGACCCGCCATCCTACGGCAGAGGTCCTAAGGGTGAGATCTGGAAGATCGAGGAATCTGTGTATCCGCTGATCAAGCTCTGTGCACAGTTACTGACAGATACGCCATTGTTCTTTCTGGTAAACTCTTACACTACCGGACTTCAGCCAGCAGTGCTGCGTTATATGATCGCAACTGCATTAGAAAAATATGACGGAACCGTCACCGCAGATGAGATCGGTCTGCCGGTATCCTCCAATGGACTGGTGCTGCCTTGTGGCGCAAGCGGACGCTTTGAAGGAAACTAA
- a CDS encoding magnesium transporter CorA family protein, whose translation MIRYFKTDNQRIHEEEKIGDGVWVQMLQPTHQECAEIAEVLNVDIEDIQAALDEEESSRIELQDGYTLILVDIPTVEIRHEKQSYTTIPLGIILTQDVIVTVCTDDTPVLQNFVNNRVKEFSTKKKLRFVYQILFRTATNYQMNLRVIDKKRTEIEERIGKNTEDIDLIDLHELESTLVYFATSLRANGVVLDRLTRYKRLEQYPEDKELLGDVIVENRQAIEMTSIYRDIINGTRELMSSVIDNRLNNVMKYLTSITIVMAIPTVISGIYGMNVNEKWMPFANTPHGFLIICVLTLLICLVTMLVLRKKKML comes from the coding sequence ATGATAAGATATTTTAAGACAGATAACCAGAGGATTCATGAGGAGGAAAAAATCGGTGATGGCGTATGGGTGCAGATGCTCCAGCCGACGCATCAGGAATGTGCCGAGATCGCAGAAGTATTGAATGTAGATATTGAGGACATCCAGGCCGCACTCGATGAAGAGGAGAGTTCCCGTATCGAACTTCAGGATGGTTATACACTGATCTTAGTCGATATCCCAACCGTTGAGATACGTCATGAAAAACAGAGTTATACGACAATCCCGTTAGGTATCATTTTAACACAGGATGTGATCGTGACGGTCTGTACGGATGATACACCGGTGCTGCAGAATTTTGTAAACAACCGTGTGAAAGAGTTCAGCACAAAGAAAAAACTGCGTTTTGTATATCAGATATTATTCCGTACGGCGACAAATTACCAGATGAATCTGCGCGTGATTGATAAGAAAAGAACAGAGATTGAGGAACGGATCGGAAAAAATACAGAAGATATCGATCTGATCGATCTTCATGAATTAGAGTCTACATTGGTCTACTTTGCAACGTCCCTGCGTGCCAACGGCGTTGTCTTAGACCGGTTGACCAGATATAAACGATTAGAGCAGTACCCGGAGGATAAGGAACTGTTAGGAGATGTGATCGTCGAAAACCGGCAGGCAATCGAGATGACATCGATTTACCGTGATATCATCAATGGTACCAGGGAACTGATGTCATCTGTGATCGACAACCGATTGAACAACGTTATGAAATATCTGACATCCATCACGATCGTTATGGCGATTCCGACCGTTATATCCGGTATTTACGGAATGAACGTCAATGAAAAATGGATGCCGTTTGCAAATACACCGCATGGATTTTTGATCATCTGTGTTCTGACACTGCTGATCTGTTTAGTCACGATGCTGGTGCTTCGGAAGAAGAAGATGCTGTAA
- a CDS encoding TrkH family potassium uptake protein produces the protein MNYSIVLYILGCVLKFESAFLVLPALVGLIYQEKASVSYLAVAVLCLVLGMLLTHKKPHSTNLYTREGFVTVALSWIIMSIFGAIPFVLTGDIPFYVDALFETISGFTTTGSSILSDVESISKASLFWRSFSHWIGGMGVFVFIMAILPLMGGSSMNLMKAESPGPSVSKLVPHVKDTAKILYGIYIAITICEATILRALGMPLFDSLTTTFGTVGTGGFGIKNDSIASYSPAIQITITVFMILSGINYTAYFYILTGKLKDFFKIEEVRWYLAIILGSVCIITWNIRSFYPTLGDTVRHAFFQVGSIITTTGYATTDFDLWPALSKTLLVTLMFIGACAGSTSGGIKVSRILILLKTIRKELSLIIHPRQVKKIRMDGHPVDHETLRSANVFLVVYFVLLLTSMLLISVDEFDFTTNFTSVVTMLNNIGPGLNLVGPTQNFSIFSPFSKFILMFDMLAGRLELFPMMILLMPSTWKRK, from the coding sequence ATGAATTATTCGATCGTTTTATATATTTTAGGCTGTGTTTTGAAATTCGAAAGCGCGTTTTTAGTCCTTCCCGCATTGGTCGGGCTGATATACCAGGAAAAAGCCTCTGTCTCTTATCTTGCAGTTGCTGTTTTATGTCTGGTACTTGGTATGCTTCTGACACATAAAAAGCCTCATTCTACAAACCTTTACACCAGGGAGGGGTTTGTGACGGTTGCCTTAAGCTGGATCATCATGAGTATTTTTGGTGCTATTCCTTTTGTACTGACCGGAGATATTCCATTTTATGTAGATGCACTGTTTGAGACGATTTCCGGTTTTACCACAACAGGTTCAAGCATCCTGTCCGATGTGGAGAGTATATCAAAAGCCAGCCTGTTCTGGCGCAGTTTTTCACACTGGATCGGCGGTATGGGAGTATTTGTTTTTATCATGGCGATTCTCCCTCTGATGGGCGGTTCTTCGATGAACCTCATGAAAGCCGAAAGCCCTGGTCCTTCTGTAAGTAAACTGGTTCCACATGTGAAAGACACTGCAAAAATCCTCTACGGTATTTATATTGCCATCACGATCTGTGAAGCAACGATTCTGCGGGCGCTTGGCATGCCCCTATTCGATTCGCTGACTACTACATTTGGTACCGTAGGCACTGGTGGATTTGGAATAAAAAATGACAGTATTGCCAGCTATTCCCCTGCAATACAGATTACGATCACCGTATTTATGATTTTAAGCGGCATCAACTACACTGCGTATTTTTATATTCTGACAGGCAAATTAAAAGACTTCTTTAAAATAGAAGAAGTCCGCTGGTACCTTGCCATTATACTTGGATCGGTGTGTATTATTACCTGGAATATCCGTTCGTTTTACCCAACGTTAGGTGACACTGTGCGTCATGCTTTTTTCCAGGTCGGCTCCATTATCACAACAACCGGATATGCGACTACAGACTTTGATCTCTGGCCGGCTTTATCAAAAACTTTGCTGGTTACACTAATGTTTATCGGTGCCTGTGCCGGCAGTACAAGCGGTGGTATTAAGGTGTCCCGTATCCTGATCTTATTAAAAACGATCCGTAAGGAGCTTTCCCTGATCATCCATCCGCGTCAGGTGAAAAAAATCCGTATGGACGGACACCCGGTCGATCATGAGACTTTACGTTCTGCAAATGTTTTTCTGGTCGTTTATTTTGTACTGCTGTTAACTTCCATGCTTCTTATCAGTGTGGATGAATTTGACTTCACAACAAATTTTACTTCCGTTGTCACAATGTTAAACAATATCGGTCCGGGCTTAAATCTGGTCGGTCCGACACAGAATTTTTCAATTTTCTCTCCGTTTTCCAAGTTTATCCTGATGTTTGACATGCTTGCCGGAAGACTCGAACTGTTTCCGATGATGATTCTTCTGATGCCGTCAACCTGGAAACGTAAATAA